TTACCTGAGCATATTTTCAAGACGAGCTAAAGAAGCCCTCGAAAAAGTATACAAACCGATTCATCACTCGATTTATACCATCCCTATTGATAAAACTCCTAATTCATTTCTTGAGAAGAGAATACATAATTTGCTTAAGAAGCTCTacgaggagaagaaaattttgggATGCCAAGTAGCCATTAtacacaagaaaaaaatagttgtGGATACATGTGTAGGGGTTACTAGCACAACCGACAAAAGACCCATAACGAGGCACTCCCTATTCAATGGCTACTCCTTAAACAAAGCCGTTCTCACCATCGCTCTGATACATCTCATGTCCAATATGGTAAATGAACAGTACTCCTCGGAGAACGCCCTTTTAAATTTGagcaagaaaaataataccaAGGAAAATAAACAGGAGGAGGAGGGAATATCTAATTTGAGTGAGATGCGtaaggaaaatgaggaagcGGTCGTtgcagaggaggaagacaaatTGCAAGAGGACCAGAACACAGCAGTGGTGCAAAACAATGGTATTAATGAAGTTCTAAGcgatattaaaaaaatcgaaaatgaTTATTTTTCACCCATTAAGAAGGTGAACGTGCAGTTGGAAGAGGTACGTATCCCGGATGGGATGGCGGTTTCGGGAAGTGCGCGTGGTCAGGCGGTGGGTGTTGGGGGTCTCTCCGCCACGGCTATGACCAATTATAGTAGCATCTACGGCATGAAAAATAATACGAGTCGATACTGCAGTAGTTATGATCACAGCTTCAGCAGCGATGAAGAGACTGCCAAGGAAGtgagggagaaggaagagaagacaGCGCAATGCGACCATGAACACGATTCTCAACTTTCATCAAAACGCAACAATCCAACCATCCCCCCTTTGGAGACACGTAACGGAGTCTACGATGGGTACAACCGGGAATTGTGCAaacaaataataaatgaTATAGAAgccaaacaaataaaaaatttcaaaaatacTATCAACGACTATATATGCAACTATTGGGATGGAttcatttgcaaaaataaaaagagcaTCACGATAAAGGATGTGTTGACGTTGAAATGTTTCATTAAAAAACCATTTCAAGATAAAATAACATTAAGTAAATTTATAGACTACAgtgaaatgataaaaatgataGAGAGCTCTCGAAATTGTCACGTGAAAAGGAATTCGAAGAAGAATGGATTCTACCTCTACCTAATAGACACCTACATTATCTCTGAACTCATTCACAACATTTCTGGACTCAAGTATTATGAGTATATTTACAAGTATATTATTAAGCCGCTAAatttgaaagaagaaatgtacATACCCATTCCTTCGCATATCTTGAAAAAACACCAagaggaaatgaagaagagcaAATCTACCAGCGACTCCTCTTTGGCAAAtgagaaagggaagaaaaataactaTAAGGAAAATAAGGCAAATCTAATGAAGGAATCATCAAACCCGCTCAGAAGCAATGAACTAAATTTAAACTCATTTAtatcaaagaagaaaaataaaaagttaaacaGCACTTCAAATTTTGGGAATGAATTTTACCAAGGCAAGAATATTACCCCATCGAACAACAACTATAATAATAGGCTTTTCCAGAATAACGCTCTTACGAACAAACCGTGGAACAGAAAATTTAAGTCTCCATTGGAAGCAGTGCATATTAAGAGGCGCTCTATAAGTGTCGACGTGTACTATTCTTCTAGGAGGAAAAATCCTGGTGCGGAGGTCAGCACTtccaaggggggaaagaacgTGGGTGGCGCAGTCAAGGGTAAGGTGGTACCTGGTGAGACGATTAGCGAAAAGGTGACTAACGAGGAAGCGGTTAATAGGGAGGCTGATAATAGGGAAGTGGTTAGCAGGGAGGTGGTGAGCGGTGAAGACAAACCCGCGGAAGGAGAAGCCAAGGGAAATGGCACCAAAACGGATGAATCAACCCCAATGAACATCCTTTTGAACAATAAAAAGATAGCCGAGTTGGGAGGGTGCAAGAAATTCGAGCCCACCAGCATGCTAGAAAGCATcctaaaagaaaaagaaccaaTCAGCCTGAAAAACAAGTTGCTAAATCATGTAGACAATCTCAAAGTcaaaacgaagaaaattaaCGACTCgattaaaaatatgtacgaaaataatgaaaacacatttttaaaaaatctctTCATCACTCCATTGAAGAAAGCTGAGAATGAAAACAGCCCTCTTACATATGACTACCGCAGCGTTCAGCTTAGCTACATGTACGATAAAAAGTTGGGGAGttatgctaaaaaaaaaaattatcaaaattaCCCATACGGCACGCACAATTATTATTACAATGAATTTGCTCGAGAAgacataaaacaaaataaaatggaaaaaaaatggaatataaaaaatattaacaaaattaCATCCAACTTTCGattcacagaaaaaaataaaaaagattttCTCTTTGTTCGGTCAAATGACGAGAAAAACAAGCGTTCGCATAGCTGCACAAATTATAAACTAGTCCAATACAACATAAACGGACCGGCACATCGTGATGAGGATGGAAATAAATTATCCACTTCGAACAACCCGAATGGTATGGTTTTTAAGTACCAAAATAATACCAATGAATTACTATTCGATTacaatgttcatttttttaatatggtACCTGAAGAAAGCAATACAAATAAAGACCCCAATGATTCCAGCAGTACATCTTACAACTTAGAGGAAAGAAGTCGCTTCTACAAGTTAACGTTCGACAAAAATATCAGAAAACTTCTCGAAAACGTAGACGCCCGAAGTAGCGGCGATGAGTCTGCCAACAGTGTATTGAAGGAGAAGTACAATAAATATCAGAGGCGCGACAAAAAATACCGGAAGTTGTTTCAATATATAAAAGATTTGAGAATGAGCATACGTCATAGGGAGAGGCAAATGAAAGAAGCCAACAGCACTTTTCTGCGCAGTGATCAGGTGGAAATGGGCGATAGTGCCATCAGAGTAGGAAGAACAGGCATCACGGAGAAGACCTCATTCAGCATGAGGAATGGAAGCTCTGTGAAAAACGAAAGCTCCGTGAAGAACGACAGCTTCATGAGAAATGAAAACTCTGTTAAGAATGAGAGCACATTGAAAAGCGGAAACAGCTTCAAAAGGGAAGGCGCACCCCCAGAAATGAATCAAGACTTCCTGAAGAGTGccataaaaaaggatgaagagCTTCTAAAAAAACTAATCGAGTACAAGTATGCCATCCTGAAGAGGCAAAGAAACAACATtctgaaaagaaaaaacaaaaagaacatttacACGAATGAATACTCCGATGAGATCGAGATGTTTAGTGATAGCGAAGGAGATTCACGTGGATGCACAAGGAGACAGAACAAGAAGCGTAAAGGCTTTCGGAAAGACAACGCAAGAGACAAAGAGGAGAACCAAGAACCAGGCGGAACCACAGCCTCTCCTAACAGCAGTGCATGTGAAATGGAGGAGAGAAAACTCATAGACGAGAAAAAGCACAGACTGGAAACCTACTTAATCATGAAcaaattatataaaaaaaacaacaagggCCTCATATCCGAAGAGAACCACACTATCAGTAAGAAGACGGATGTATATTGGCGCTTGGCATATTCCAGAA
This DNA window, taken from Plasmodium knowlesi strain H genome assembly, chromosome: 13, encodes the following:
- a CDS encoding atypical protein kinase, ABC-1 family, putative; this translates as MNQYDQWNRRIRTIWYCSSLYVEYKNALRKSRKMPVEKKTEYWEKKHEEFATKMLNNIYELRGWWVKVGQFLSTQENIMPVAYIEKFTKLQDMMPTSSFDKIEVILKKELGNIYDIFEYIEKEPLASASIGQVHRAKLKKHEHDVVQDNVSKNNDYNVIIKIQHEGIDQFLSSDINTLKKVSWAFGLIDKNFYFTDFIDEWQDSASRELNYKYELYHQLLAYNTFKKSGIPLKIPQIYCAYTTSKVLVMEYIKGFKITDTNSIKKYKVDAYDLVYKIIDYFAYQIHNDGFFHGDPHPGNILVMMQEKGRRRKGRRRSKKGPSEIVENPVEGDAQAIPEAPFPRDGKKGNIFSGTANTPNTSNFSSISNAFKTPNQSNARNGSNSSSASMEEFIDARYNIDRMKYGSMNSKNPLYKSFSFVDYSNRRNHEISDQVLKEDYNFILNENMSEGLSTIQKSISKSEECVSYGNSQREDYLLVTSATSPGEECSTKLVDNENNSLRTQGNLFEGGEVSPGEEVDKKRAEMHDKLTPLQGKEVALQAKASEVRRKSAGRQRRTKRAYSFVPVIIDWGLIKQLDGVMKLAFCKLVYSISCMNVLNIIEAFEDMGFCFKEDFTYDPEIYIENLKRFFLKKLEESSNKMSESGGISGAGGGADQEHPNGPDEIGKNKNLDVLKNIDKKDVLDQNPISDVPKDIIFFMRVASLLHGLCTQMNVNINYLSIFSRRAKEALEKVYKPIHHSIYTIPIDKTPNSFLEKRIHNLLKKLYEEKKILGCQVAIIHKKKIVVDTCVGVTSTTDKRPITRHSLFNGYSLNKAVLTIALIHLMSNMVNEQYSSENALLNLSKKNNTKENKQEEEGISNLSEMRKENEEAVVAEEEDKLQEDQNTAVVQNNGINEVLSDIKKIENDYFSPIKKVNVQLEEVRIPDGMAVSGSARGQAVGVGGLSATAMTNYSSIYGMKNNTSRYCSSYDHSFSSDEETAKEVREKEEKTAQCDHEHDSQLSSKRNNPTIPPLETRNGVYDGYNRELCKQIINDIEAKQIKNFKNTINDYICNYWDGFICKNKKSITIKDVLTLKCFIKKPFQDKITLSKFIDYSEMIKMIESSRNCHVKRNSKKNGFYLYLIDTYIISELIHNISGLKYYEYIYKYIIKPLNLKEEMYIPIPSHILKKHQEEMKKSKSTSDSSLANEKGKKNNYKENKANLMKESSNPLRSNELNLNSFISKKKNKKLNSTSNFGNEFYQGKNITPSNNNYNNRLFQNNALTNKPWNRKFKSPLEAVHIKRRSISVDVYYSSRRKNPGAEVSTSKGGKNVGGAVKGKVVPGETISEKVTNEEAVNREADNREVVSREVVSGEDKPAEGEAKGNGTKTDESTPMNILLNNKKIAELGGCKKFEPTSMLESILKEKEPISLKNKLLNHVDNLKVKTKKINDSIKNMYENNENTFLKNLFITPLKKAENENSPLTYDYRSVQLSYMYDKKLGSYAKKKNYQNYPYGTHNYYYNEFAREDIKQNKMEKKWNIKNINKITSNFRFTEKNKKDFLFVRSNDEKNKRSHSCTNYKLVQYNINGPAHRDEDGNKLSTSNNPNGMVFKYQNNTNELLFDYNVHFFNMVPEESNTNKDPNDSSSTSYNLEERSRFYKLTFDKNIRKLLENVDARSSGDESANSVLKEKYNKYQRRDKKYRKLFQYIKDLRMSIRHRERQMKEANSTFLRSDQVEMGDSAIRVGRTGITEKTSFSMRNGSSVKNESSVKNDSFMRNENSVKNESTLKSGNSFKREGAPPEMNQDFLKSAIKKDEELLKKLIEYKYAILKRQRNNILKRKNKKNIYTNEYSDEIEMFSDSEGDSRGCTRRQNKKRKGFRKDNARDKEENQEPGGTTASPNSSACEMEERKLIDEKKHRLETYLIMNKLYKKNNKGLISEENHTISKKTDVYWRLAYSRRDIDFIGNLANEDVNSKFDSILKSNMKTKKNGCGDTDGGKASSVEGSSAVNSASGMKSANMPNVVNHAGVIGPTNVANSSSAATTGYNFNLENKLKTYLENFNAKKYNEYISLFQLAQEKPYVVDPLIYDSKKILDKFIPINGRFTARAMCKIMAFANNKFFFPSYIMNKVRKTYALDESIESMILTGGMSRKWGMGFQLFECEYAEAINEDFYLRKGRRHKRKSRKGGRGEGVGISGRNGNIDRTAKSGKGGKNSKMHNDKIPSSKPKRIVGYGQSDFSGCIAISFPEIDLSLTILLTDIFKGAAVAHIILEYVLKLYGIKPKWKLPVKVSELIKVL